A stretch of Paludisphaera borealis DNA encodes these proteins:
- a CDS encoding dihydrolipoamide acetyltransferase family protein, with product MPIEVTMPKLSPTMESGVITQWLVKVGDTIHEGDVLADIETDKATMQMKSYEDGVIAHIDHAAGDEVALGQRVMVLAKKGEDPKTVAAGLAQGGSGKAAVAKPASDDHKPEAGTATSPTSDNGKQADAPGGRLRSSPLARKIAAEAKVDLGRVAGSGPGGRIVRKDVDDFVAGKGGAAPSKAAAVAVAEPRAKTLAPAARISTAPLADERIPNSRMRKTIAQRMLQSKQSAPEIHVTVDVRVDKLLAIRETLNKELAAEKVKLSVGDFVTKAVAMALRRHPALNATFEPDAIVRHGAINIGIAVSLEEGLIVPVLHRADELGLIDIRRGSEALASAARGGGLSGEQLSGGTFTISNMGMYGVRQFDAIINLPEVAILAVAAAEKRPVVEGDAIVVGTVMTLTLSADHRAVDGAAAADFVRTLKNLLEEPARMLL from the coding sequence GTGCCGATCGAAGTGACCATGCCCAAGCTCAGCCCCACCATGGAGAGCGGGGTCATCACCCAGTGGCTCGTGAAGGTGGGCGACACGATCCACGAAGGGGACGTGCTGGCCGACATCGAGACCGACAAGGCCACGATGCAGATGAAGTCGTACGAGGACGGCGTGATCGCGCACATCGATCACGCGGCCGGCGACGAGGTGGCCCTCGGCCAGCGGGTCATGGTCCTGGCCAAGAAGGGGGAGGACCCGAAAACGGTCGCCGCCGGCCTCGCCCAGGGAGGAAGCGGCAAGGCGGCCGTGGCCAAGCCCGCCTCGGACGACCACAAGCCCGAGGCCGGAACCGCGACCAGCCCCACCTCGGACAATGGCAAGCAGGCCGACGCGCCGGGCGGCCGACTCCGGTCGAGCCCCTTGGCCCGGAAGATCGCCGCCGAGGCGAAGGTCGACCTCGGACGCGTCGCCGGCAGTGGACCGGGCGGCCGGATCGTCCGCAAAGACGTCGACGACTTCGTCGCCGGCAAGGGCGGGGCCGCGCCGTCGAAGGCCGCCGCCGTCGCCGTCGCCGAGCCACGCGCCAAAACGCTCGCCCCGGCCGCGCGGATCTCGACCGCGCCGCTCGCCGACGAGCGGATTCCCAACTCGCGGATGCGCAAGACCATCGCCCAGCGGATGCTTCAGTCGAAGCAGTCCGCCCCCGAGATCCACGTCACCGTGGACGTCCGGGTCGACAAGCTGCTGGCGATCCGCGAGACCCTGAACAAGGAGCTGGCCGCCGAGAAGGTCAAGCTCTCTGTCGGCGACTTCGTGACCAAGGCCGTCGCCATGGCCCTCCGCCGCCATCCCGCGCTCAACGCCACGTTCGAGCCCGACGCGATCGTCCGCCACGGCGCGATCAACATCGGGATCGCCGTCTCGCTGGAAGAGGGCCTGATCGTCCCGGTCCTCCACCGCGCCGACGAGCTGGGCCTGATCGACATCCGTCGCGGCAGCGAGGCCCTGGCCTCGGCGGCTCGGGGCGGCGGTCTGTCGGGCGAACAGCTCTCGGGCGGCACGTTCACGATCAGCAACATGGGGATGTACGGCGTCCGCCAGTTCGACGCCATCATCAACCTGCCCGAGGTCGCCATCCTCGCCGTCGCCGCCGCCGAGAAGCGGCCGGTCGTCGAGGGGGACGCGATCGTCGTGGGCACCGTGATGACCCTCACCCTGAGCGCCGACCACCGGGCCGTCGACGGCGCCGCCGCCGCCGACTTCGTCCGCACGCTCAAGAACTTGCTCGAAGAGCCGGCCCGGATGCTGCTCTGA
- a CDS encoding NPCBM/NEW2 domain-containing protein produces MHRPRHHSSSTRTKGLRLVAVAAALTVGIALTVRAGEPPAAVAPVFEVLQVDGRTSSGRIAAIAPDRVAVTSADGQVHQIPLTALVKLSRENTRGRAAEGANVALPDGDRLMNVIVGSATDAAVEVHSYALGKMSVPLDSVLGLILTPPLDAEALDRLWERVRTQPRTSEVVWLGNGDRIAGTLLGVDDRLVRLQVQGKPMEIDRAGITAVGFDPALVSYPRPTTSYFEATLVDGTRLGIVDVKLDKGNVSAVTRFGRALRFPLADVVRLVPRTSAVDYLSERPVDGHSYVPYLGPVRPFRIDATVEGRPFQLGGRTYDRGLGAQSRTLIAYKLKPGDRRFQALVGVDDRAGPLGSVAFRVMVDGQSRFTTPPMTARDAPRPIDVDVTGAKLLILITEFGDRGDVRDFADWVEARVVR; encoded by the coding sequence ATGCACCGCCCCCGCCACCACTCGTCGTCGACGCGCACGAAGGGCCTCCGGCTGGTCGCCGTCGCCGCGGCCTTGACCGTCGGGATCGCGCTCACAGTGCGCGCGGGCGAGCCCCCGGCCGCCGTCGCCCCCGTGTTCGAGGTGCTTCAGGTCGACGGCCGGACCTCGTCCGGTCGAATCGCGGCGATCGCGCCCGATCGCGTCGCCGTCACTTCGGCCGACGGCCAGGTCCATCAGATCCCCCTGACCGCCCTGGTCAAGCTGTCGCGCGAGAACACGCGCGGGCGGGCCGCCGAAGGCGCGAACGTCGCCTTGCCCGACGGCGACCGGCTGATGAACGTGATCGTCGGCTCCGCGACCGACGCCGCCGTCGAGGTGCATTCCTACGCGCTCGGCAAGATGTCGGTGCCGCTCGACTCGGTGCTCGGCTTGATCCTAACCCCGCCGCTGGATGCGGAGGCCCTCGACCGCCTCTGGGAACGGGTTCGCACCCAACCGCGCACGAGCGAAGTCGTCTGGCTCGGCAACGGCGACCGGATCGCCGGGACGCTCCTGGGCGTCGACGACCGGCTCGTCAGGCTCCAGGTCCAGGGCAAGCCCATGGAGATCGATCGCGCGGGGATCACGGCGGTCGGCTTCGATCCGGCCCTGGTCTCGTATCCCCGCCCCACGACCTCCTATTTCGAAGCGACCCTGGTCGACGGCACCCGGCTGGGGATCGTCGACGTCAAGCTGGATAAGGGGAACGTGTCGGCCGTCACCCGGTTCGGCCGCGCCTTGCGGTTTCCGCTGGCCGACGTCGTTCGACTGGTCCCCCGGACCTCGGCGGTCGACTACCTCTCGGAACGGCCCGTCGACGGCCACAGCTACGTTCCGTACCTCGGCCCCGTCCGGCCCTTCCGCATCGACGCCACGGTCGAGGGACGGCCGTTCCAGCTCGGCGGGCGGACCTACGATCGCGGGCTCGGCGCCCAGAGCCGCACCCTGATCGCCTACAAGCTGAAGCCCGGCGACCGCCGGTTCCAGGCGCTCGTGGGGGTCGACGACCGGGCCGGGCCGCTGGGCAGCGTCGCGTTTCGCGTCATGGTCGACGGTCAGTCGCGGTTCACGACCCCTCCCATGACCGCCCGCGACGCCCCCCGACCGATCGACGTCGACGTCACCGGCGCGAAGCTGCTGATCTTGATCACCGAGTTCGGCGATCGAGGCGACGTCCGCGACTTCGCCGATTGGGTCGAAGCCCGGGTCGTCCGCTAA
- a CDS encoding DUF4175 family protein: MSRSQLESRIASLRGRVRRLLLVHGLSWVLAGLLPLVIAACLADWAFHLDPLVRLFLLAVIAAVTCWLGWTRVVRPLIVRFEDLDIAMRIEERWPGLNDRLASTIQFLRMPAGDEDRYGSAALRAATVEQAIKEVESIDFREVIEVKPIVRAGAAAALALVVAGLSAAVEPESTRIALRRLVIPFGGDRWPQRTHLAVDDQGTTRKIARGDVFSLAVVVRPGDRIPDVVKATYRFADGEVVVEPLRALEGGEFRGRIETVNQPFEFSVAGGDDSTSIRDVAVRVVPPPALGRLTLRLVSPPYTGVPAQTLAAGLTSFRVLEGTRIEIDAAANKPLAAAELRLGDGADARPTKLDPSQTQFQAALDVKNDMSFWFKLTDSEGFQNREAVRFDVKMFKDDAPRVVIAEPKTDRDVPADAQIPVKIEVDDDYGIHSARLIYKLAAGDSEPHEAVAVPLWSAPSGAVNGTSAGPGSAGVPVASTATLVKHQEIDHDWELAPLKLAPGSIITFYADARDFDAIPGPNLGKSREIRLRIVSKEDAARQFDESRRELREEIARTLAMQKQAITPVDEARRTLDKTNRLPKSQRADLDNAGLIQRQVGGRLSNRDDGLEQKIRRSLDDLRNFKIDNAPAKEQMEQMLAQLEQVRERNLGPAEQSLTRASKDLEQTAGDSDQTKPIAQPVDQAGQPKPNDAKPSDDKASKTAETKPAASKSSPTSKTASNEPNPGQPKAGDPASKTASNDPNPAQAKAGDATSKNASNEPNPGQTKAGDPASKNASNEPNSEQPKNGGADPAKAAKESLAQAKTNQQAIADELQKMLDGLSEFETYRGVVKDAQELLKKQEEAIKQSADAAAKPELAGKPSDGLSQEQKAELGNLASRQNQLAKGLQDLQERMDEMAKRLEESDPLAAAALRDAAAESRQKATNAKMGEAADRLEKNQMGEARDKQEKARQELKDLVDSVQNRRERELARLVKELKKAESELRDLRARQAKNLKATRDAKKNPNAGERKEQLKKLAKEQDQIQQELKRQLQKLAKLNADAAGRSGQQAAGKMGKAQQNLDQDEGDEAGKQEEDALADLNDAQDELEQTRKDAEERLANEQLARMGDQLKSLAERQGKLVGDAEGYDKLRREAGDLTRAQRVGVRSLGQIQSGLKDETGELVERLEGAPVFALTLKRAKERMEASAAGLAAIKTDQETLDAARAAARRFQQLIDAMKADDAKNGGQGGQGGGGGQGGGGQGGGDGIPATAQVKMLKALQEEINDRTEAIDELRRRRKELTADQKQEAESLATDQGTLADLVRDMTRPKRDDGED; encoded by the coding sequence ATGAGCCGGTCTCAACTGGAATCGCGAATCGCCTCCCTCCGCGGCCGGGTTCGACGGCTCTTGCTCGTCCACGGGCTGAGCTGGGTCCTCGCCGGCCTGCTGCCGCTGGTGATCGCGGCCTGCCTGGCGGACTGGGCGTTCCACCTCGACCCCCTCGTCCGGCTGTTCCTGCTCGCGGTGATCGCGGCCGTGACCTGCTGGCTGGGCTGGACGCGCGTCGTGCGCCCGCTGATCGTCCGGTTCGAGGATCTCGACATCGCAATGCGGATCGAGGAGCGCTGGCCGGGCCTCAACGACCGCCTGGCCAGCACGATCCAGTTCCTCCGGATGCCGGCCGGCGACGAGGACCGCTACGGCTCGGCGGCCCTCCGCGCGGCGACGGTCGAGCAGGCGATCAAGGAGGTCGAGTCGATCGATTTCCGCGAGGTGATCGAGGTCAAGCCGATCGTCCGCGCCGGGGCGGCGGCGGCCCTGGCCCTGGTGGTCGCGGGCCTGTCGGCGGCCGTCGAGCCGGAATCGACCCGGATCGCCCTGCGACGCCTCGTGATCCCGTTCGGAGGCGATCGCTGGCCGCAACGAACCCATCTGGCGGTCGACGACCAGGGGACCACCCGGAAGATCGCGCGCGGCGACGTCTTCAGCCTGGCCGTCGTCGTGCGGCCGGGCGACCGCATCCCCGACGTCGTGAAGGCCACCTATCGGTTCGCCGACGGCGAGGTGGTCGTCGAGCCGCTCCGGGCCCTCGAAGGGGGCGAGTTCCGGGGCCGGATCGAGACCGTCAACCAGCCGTTCGAGTTCTCGGTGGCCGGCGGCGACGACTCGACCTCGATCCGCGACGTGGCGGTCCGCGTCGTTCCGCCCCCCGCGCTCGGCCGGCTCACGCTCCGGCTCGTCTCGCCCCCGTACACCGGAGTCCCGGCGCAGACGCTGGCCGCGGGCCTGACCTCGTTCCGCGTGCTGGAAGGGACCCGGATCGAAATCGACGCCGCGGCCAACAAGCCGCTCGCCGCCGCCGAGCTGCGTCTGGGCGACGGCGCGGACGCGCGGCCGACGAAGCTCGACCCGAGCCAGACCCAGTTCCAGGCCGCGCTCGACGTCAAGAACGACATGAGCTTCTGGTTCAAGCTGACCGACTCCGAGGGGTTCCAGAACCGCGAGGCGGTGCGGTTCGACGTCAAGATGTTCAAGGACGACGCCCCGCGCGTGGTGATCGCCGAGCCCAAAACCGACCGCGACGTGCCGGCCGACGCCCAGATCCCGGTGAAGATCGAGGTCGACGACGACTACGGCATCCACTCGGCCCGGCTCATCTACAAGCTGGCCGCCGGCGATTCCGAGCCCCACGAGGCCGTCGCCGTCCCGCTCTGGTCGGCGCCGTCGGGCGCCGTCAACGGCACGAGCGCGGGCCCCGGCTCGGCGGGCGTCCCCGTCGCGTCGACGGCCACCCTGGTCAAGCACCAGGAGATCGACCACGACTGGGAACTCGCCCCGCTCAAGCTTGCCCCCGGCTCGATCATCACGTTCTACGCCGACGCCCGCGACTTCGACGCGATCCCCGGCCCGAACCTCGGCAAGAGCCGCGAGATCCGCCTGCGGATCGTCTCCAAGGAAGACGCCGCCCGCCAGTTCGACGAATCGCGCCGCGAACTGCGCGAGGAGATCGCGCGGACCCTCGCCATGCAGAAGCAGGCGATCACGCCCGTCGATGAAGCCCGACGGACCCTCGACAAGACCAACCGCCTGCCGAAATCACAGCGCGCCGACCTCGACAACGCCGGCCTGATCCAGCGCCAGGTGGGGGGACGGCTGAGCAACCGCGACGACGGCCTCGAACAGAAGATCCGCCGCTCGCTCGACGACCTCCGCAACTTCAAGATCGACAACGCCCCGGCCAAGGAACAGATGGAGCAGATGCTGGCGCAGCTCGAACAGGTCCGCGAACGCAACCTCGGTCCGGCCGAACAAAGCCTGACCCGCGCCAGCAAGGACCTCGAACAAACCGCCGGCGATTCCGACCAAACGAAGCCAATCGCGCAACCCGTCGATCAGGCCGGCCAGCCCAAGCCGAACGACGCAAAGCCCAGCGACGACAAGGCTTCCAAGACCGCCGAAACCAAGCCGGCCGCCTCGAAGTCGTCGCCGACGTCGAAAACCGCGTCGAACGAACCCAATCCCGGACAGCCCAAGGCGGGCGACCCGGCCTCGAAAACCGCGTCGAACGATCCCAATCCCGCGCAGGCCAAGGCGGGCGACGCGACCTCGAAAAATGCGTCGAACGAACCCAATCCCGGACAGACCAAGGCGGGCGACCCGGCGTCGAAAAATGCGTCGAACGAACCCAATTCCGAGCAGCCCAAGAACGGGGGCGCCGATCCGGCCAAGGCCGCCAAGGAATCGCTCGCCCAGGCCAAGACCAACCAGCAGGCGATCGCCGACGAGCTTCAAAAGATGCTCGACGGCCTGAGCGAGTTCGAGACCTACCGCGGCGTCGTCAAGGACGCGCAAGAGTTGCTCAAGAAGCAGGAAGAGGCCATCAAGCAGTCGGCCGACGCGGCGGCCAAGCCCGAGCTGGCCGGCAAGCCGTCGGACGGGCTGTCGCAGGAGCAGAAGGCCGAGCTGGGCAACCTGGCCTCGCGGCAGAACCAACTCGCCAAGGGCCTGCAAGACTTGCAGGAGCGGATGGACGAGATGGCCAAGCGGCTTGAGGAGTCCGACCCACTGGCCGCCGCAGCCCTGCGCGACGCCGCCGCCGAGAGCCGCCAGAAGGCGACCAACGCCAAGATGGGCGAGGCCGCCGACCGCCTCGAAAAGAACCAGATGGGCGAGGCCCGGGACAAGCAGGAAAAAGCCCGGCAAGAGCTGAAAGACCTGGTCGACTCGGTCCAGAACCGCCGCGAACGCGAACTCGCCCGGCTGGTCAAGGAGCTGAAAAAGGCCGAGTCCGAGCTGCGCGACCTCCGCGCCCGACAGGCCAAGAATCTCAAGGCCACCCGCGACGCCAAGAAGAATCCCAACGCCGGCGAGCGCAAGGAACAGCTCAAGAAACTCGCCAAAGAACAGGATCAGATCCAGCAGGAGTTGAAGCGACAGCTTCAAAAACTGGCGAAGCTGAACGCCGATGCGGCGGGCCGATCGGGCCAGCAAGCGGCCGGCAAGATGGGCAAGGCCCAGCAGAACCTCGACCAGGACGAAGGCGACGAGGCCGGCAAGCAAGAAGAAGACGCCCTCGCCGACCTCAACGACGCCCAGGACGAACTCGAACAGACCCGCAAGGACGCCGAGGAGCGGCTCGCCAACGAACAGCTCGCCCGCATGGGGGACCAGCTCAAGTCGCTGGCCGAGCGCCAGGGCAAGCTCGTCGGCGACGCCGAGGGCTACGACAAGCTCCGACGCGAGGCCGGCGACCTGACCCGCGCCCAGCGGGTCGGCGTCCGAAGCCTCGGCCAGATCCAGTCGGGCCTGAAGGACGAGACCGGCGAACTGGTTGAGCGGCTCGAAGGCGCCCCGGTCTTCGCCCTGACCCTGAAACGCGCCAAGGAGCGCATGGAGGCCTCGGCCGCCGGACTCGCGGCGATCAAAACCGATCAAGAAACCCTCGACGCCGCCCGCGCCGCGGCCCGCCGGTTCCAGCAACTCATCGACGCCATGAAGGCCGACGACGCCAAGAACGGCGGTCAAGGCGGGCAGGGGGGCGGAGGCGGGCAGGGAGGCGGCGGCCAGGGGGGCGGAGACGGCATCCCCGCCACGGCCCAGGTCAAGATGCTCAAGGCCCTCCAGGAAGAAATCAACGACCGCACCGAGGCCATCGACGAGCTGCGCCGGCGCCGCAAGGAATTGACCGCCGATCAGAAGCAGGAAGCCGAAAGCCTGGCGACCGACCAGGGGACCCTGGCCGACCTCGTCCGCGACATGACGCGCCCGAAACGCGACGATGGGGAGGATTGA
- a CDS encoding pyruvate dehydrogenase complex E1 component subunit beta has translation MDRRRGDREDARGRQGGDRGGHRVRRAERAAPPRSALRRHHRSPFYSAGVIMAVFSYREALNQAMTEEMERDDRVFLMGEEVAEYDGAYKVSQGMLKRFGPRRVVDTPISEEGFAGIGIGAAMVGLRPIIEFMTFSFSLVAIDQIVNNAANMRYMSGGQFAVPIVFRGSSGMAGSLGATHSHRLEAWYAQVPGLTVVMPSTPSDAKGLLKTAIRSDDPVVFIEHEVLYHEKGEIPDGDHLVPFGKADVKRPGKDVTLITYSRSLKATLAAAEQLAAEEIDAEVIDLRSIRPLDLDTLLKSVVKTHRAVIIEEDWPYCGLGAGISDRITRRVFDELDAPILRVASKDAPAPYNKQLENSMLPSVPRIVEAVHDVLYR, from the coding sequence TTGGATCGACGACGCGGCGATCGAGAAGATGCGCGCGGACGTCAAGGCGGAGATCGAGGAGGCCATCGAGTTCGCCGAGCAGAGCGAGCAGCCCCCCCTCGAAGCGCTTTACGAAGACATCACCGTAGCCCCTTTTATTCCGCAGGAGTAATCATGGCGGTTTTTTCCTACCGGGAAGCGCTGAACCAGGCGATGACCGAGGAGATGGAGCGCGACGACCGCGTCTTCCTGATGGGCGAAGAGGTCGCCGAGTACGACGGCGCCTACAAGGTCAGCCAGGGCATGCTCAAGCGGTTCGGCCCCCGGCGCGTGGTCGACACGCCGATCTCCGAGGAAGGCTTCGCGGGCATCGGCATCGGCGCGGCGATGGTCGGTCTGCGGCCGATCATCGAGTTCATGACCTTCAGCTTCAGCCTCGTGGCGATCGACCAGATCGTCAACAACGCCGCCAACATGCGGTACATGAGCGGCGGCCAGTTCGCGGTCCCCATCGTGTTCCGCGGCAGCTCCGGCATGGCCGGCAGCCTGGGCGCCACCCACTCGCACCGGCTGGAAGCCTGGTACGCCCAGGTCCCGGGCCTGACGGTCGTCATGCCCTCGACCCCCAGCGACGCCAAGGGGCTGCTCAAGACGGCCATCCGGTCCGACGATCCGGTCGTCTTCATCGAGCATGAAGTGCTCTACCACGAGAAGGGGGAGATCCCCGACGGCGACCACCTGGTCCCCTTCGGCAAGGCCGACGTCAAGCGGCCGGGCAAGGACGTGACCCTCATCACCTACTCGCGGTCGCTCAAGGCCACGCTCGCCGCCGCCGAACAACTCGCCGCCGAAGAGATCGACGCCGAGGTGATCGACCTGCGGAGCATCCGGCCGCTCGACCTCGACACGCTCCTGAAGTCGGTCGTCAAGACCCACCGCGCCGTCATCATCGAAGAAGACTGGCCGTACTGCGGCCTCGGCGCCGGGATCTCCGACCGGATCACGCGGCGCGTCTTCGACGAGCTCGACGCCCCGATCCTCCGCGTCGCCAGCAAGGACGCGCCGGCCCCCTACAACAAGCAGCTCGAAAACTCGATGCTGCCGTCCGTGCCGCGGATCGTCGAGGCCGTGCACGACGTGCTGTACCGTTGA
- a CDS encoding sensor histidine kinase, giving the protein MLDSTTCEPEKLDEPDPYLVLGHLSSTVVHHVINYFSSIVSQAEILKTLAVAAGVEQAEAVTRTDAIIKAALDGSTLARGLAEFSRRATAFTVVPGEADDDLVDLNQLVSERIADQKRRCGSNTEWIVNLAAAAKLRGEASHLRIMLDRLLENARESLPAEGGVVTVSTLVDPMEWLVLEIRDTGSGMEAEVLEHALEPFFSTKTGHQGLGLVLARGIWRRHRGAFSIETTPGHGTLVRLSCPPSGPRPPQNVQPRPVGAK; this is encoded by the coding sequence ATGTTGGATTCGACCACCTGCGAACCGGAAAAGCTGGATGAACCCGATCCGTATCTGGTTCTGGGGCACCTGTCGTCGACCGTCGTTCATCACGTCATCAACTACTTCAGCTCGATCGTCAGCCAGGCCGAGATCCTCAAGACGCTGGCCGTCGCCGCGGGCGTCGAGCAGGCCGAAGCCGTGACCCGGACCGACGCCATCATCAAAGCCGCGCTCGACGGCTCGACCCTCGCCCGGGGCCTGGCCGAGTTCAGTCGAAGGGCCACCGCCTTCACCGTGGTCCCGGGCGAGGCCGACGACGACCTCGTCGACCTCAATCAGCTCGTGAGCGAGCGGATCGCCGACCAGAAGCGACGGTGCGGGTCGAACACCGAATGGATCGTCAACCTCGCCGCCGCGGCCAAGCTGCGCGGTGAGGCGTCCCATCTCCGGATCATGCTCGACCGCCTGCTCGAGAACGCGCGCGAGTCGTTGCCGGCCGAAGGAGGCGTCGTCACGGTCTCGACCCTCGTCGACCCCATGGAATGGCTGGTCCTGGAAATCCGCGACACCGGATCGGGGATGGAGGCCGAGGTTCTGGAGCACGCGCTCGAACCGTTCTTCAGCACCAAGACCGGCCACCAGGGCCTGGGCCTGGTCCTCGCCCGAGGCATCTGGCGACGGCATCGAGGCGCCTTCTCGATCGAGACCACGCCGGGCCACGGAACTTTGGTACGGCTCTCATGCCCCCCGTCGGGCCCTCGTCCCCCTCAGAACGTCCAACCGCGGCCGGTCGGCGCGAAGTGA
- a CDS encoding prenyltransferase/squalene oxidase repeat-containing protein, with amino-acid sequence MDRRIVGLAASLIACLAPVLEPALRAQQAKTKEAPAQEAQAKEKPKSVGAFGEATRGDVPDGTREVLGPDADRSIQNGLAWLAKSQNADGSFGSGTYRGNIAVTSLSGLAFMAAGSSPGRGPYGAQIDKALVYVMDNTSPSGFISVAGASTHGPMYSHGFGTLFLAEAYGMTHRAEVREKLQKAVHLIIDTQNDEGGWRYQPIRRDADLSVTICEINALRAARNAGLYIPKQTVEACIHYVKQSQNPDGGFRYMLQGGTSAFPRSAAGVVALQSAGEYDNKEVKDGVAYLKGYMREIKLGNRYSHYFYGHYYAAQAMWIRGGDDWNDWFPAIRNELVRRQSAAGYWTDSICSEYGTAMALIILQMPNNFLPIFQR; translated from the coding sequence ATGGATCGCCGAATCGTCGGTCTCGCGGCCTCGCTGATCGCCTGCCTCGCACCAGTCCTGGAACCGGCGTTGCGCGCGCAGCAGGCCAAAACCAAGGAAGCGCCCGCCCAGGAGGCTCAGGCCAAGGAGAAGCCGAAGTCCGTCGGCGCGTTCGGCGAGGCCACGCGCGGCGACGTTCCCGACGGCACGCGCGAGGTCCTCGGCCCGGACGCCGACCGGTCGATCCAGAACGGCCTGGCCTGGCTGGCGAAGTCGCAGAACGCTGACGGCTCGTTCGGCAGCGGCACGTATCGCGGCAACATCGCGGTCACGAGCCTTTCCGGCCTGGCCTTCATGGCCGCCGGGTCGTCGCCGGGTCGCGGCCCCTACGGCGCGCAGATCGACAAGGCCCTGGTGTACGTGATGGACAACACGTCCCCCTCCGGCTTCATCTCCGTCGCCGGCGCCTCGACGCACGGGCCGATGTACTCGCACGGCTTCGGCACCCTCTTTCTGGCCGAGGCCTACGGCATGACCCATCGGGCCGAGGTGCGCGAGAAACTCCAGAAGGCCGTCCACCTGATCATCGACACCCAGAACGACGAGGGGGGCTGGCGGTACCAGCCGATCCGCCGCGACGCCGACCTCTCGGTCACCATCTGCGAGATCAACGCCCTTCGCGCCGCGCGGAACGCCGGGCTCTACATTCCCAAGCAGACGGTCGAAGCCTGCATCCATTACGTTAAGCAGTCGCAGAACCCCGACGGCGGCTTCCGCTACATGCTTCAGGGAGGCACGAGCGCCTTCCCCAGGTCGGCGGCCGGCGTCGTGGCCCTCCAGAGCGCCGGCGAGTACGACAACAAGGAGGTCAAGGACGGCGTCGCGTACCTCAAGGGGTACATGCGCGAGATCAAGCTGGGCAACCGGTACAGCCATTATTTTTATGGCCACTATTACGCCGCCCAGGCGATGTGGATCCGCGGCGGTGACGACTGGAACGACTGGTTCCCGGCCATCCGCAACGAGCTGGTGCGCCGGCAGTCGGCCGCCGGCTACTGGACCGACAGCATTTGCAGCGAGTACGGCACGGCCATGGCCCTGATCATCCTCCAGATGCCCAACAACTTCCTGCCGATCTTTCAACGATGA